The Mangifera indica cultivar Alphonso chromosome 8, CATAS_Mindica_2.1, whole genome shotgun sequence genome has a window encoding:
- the LOC123223628 gene encoding fruit protein pKIWI501-like: protein MATAEVVLAQTALPEEKTTEQTIKVEETKAEEVVAAPVLTEAVAEETEETETVAEETKEAETAAEENKEPESVEVSEEKVTPIEEAEATAEVETKAVVEEAKVVPQEPAAVDQTTEEETPKETAAEPVEEEFKETTETTEADSPKEDVKEQEKPVEAEEKAEIEAGIEMTTE from the exons ATGGCCACTGCTGAG GTTGTATTAGCACAGACAGCTCTTCCAGAGGAGAAAACTACTGAGCAAACAATCAAGGTTGAAGAAACTAAAGCGGAAGAGGTAGTCGCTGCACCAGTTTTAACAGAAGCTGTGGCTGAAGAGACAGAGGAAACAGAAACTGTTGCTGAAGAGACAAAGGAAGCGGAAACTGCTGCTGAAGAGAATAAGGAACCAGAAAGCGTTGAAGTGTCTGAAGAAAAAGTAACTCCAATTGAAGAAGCTGAAGCCACAGCAGAAGTGGAGACAAAGGCAGTGGTAGAGGAGGCCAAGGTTGTGCCTCAAGAGCCAGCAGCAGTAGATCAAACCACTGAGGAGGAAACTCCCAAGGAGACAGCCGCTGAGCCAGTTGAAGAGGAGTTTAAAGAAACCACAGAAACTACTGAGGCTGATTCTCCAAAAGAGGACGTGAAGGAACAAGAGAAGCCGGTTGAAGCTGAGGAGAAGGCTGAAATAGAAGCAGGGATTGAGATGACGACCGAGTAA
- the LOC123223626 gene encoding F-box protein At3g07870-like, which produces MELDYSEEISFKKRRKLEDDPPQATTGMEILPRDVVLDILSRLPITSLVQFKFVCKSWLALVQDPLIANLQLSTKPHHANNNPCLILHCDFPIRNQLYFIEFSGHKEDEKSKVRRFHLPFQAKMSEYDVVGSCNGLLALSDSLYNDAFYIYNPFTRDYIELPKSMQYPDQEVIFGFGFHPVTKQYKVIKIVYYRNNCSNSNYHRRTRRVTYPRSEVQVYTLGSPAWRSLGKLLHQFVRRPSEALVNGRLHWVTRPRRHDPARRIVSFDLADEEFREVPKPDCGGLNRCNFHLAVLGGCLSAAVYGNYGKLEIWVMKDYKKNESWIKEFNIGAYIPKVLKQNIDRTFRILKNPSNGRVVRVVCALANGQILLEYKNRVLVSYEPKGGKFKDLMFQSLPNWFHTIVHQGSFNWIDNPLDT; this is translated from the coding sequence ATGGAGTTGGATTATTCTGAggaaatatcatttaaaaaaagaagaaagcttGAAGATGATCCTCCACAAGCAACAACTGGGATGGAAATTCTGCCGCGAGATGTGGTTCTTGATATACTTTCAAGGCTTCCAATTACATCTTTGGTACAATTCAAGTTTGTCTGCAAAAGTTGGCTTGCCCTGGTTCAAGATCCACTTATTGCAAATCTTCAACTTTCAACCAAACCCCATCATGCAAACAACAATCCATGTCTCATCCTTCACTGTGACTTCCCCATCAGGAACCAACTTTACTTCATAGAATTTTCTGGTCACAAAGAGGATGAAAAATCCAAGGTAAGAAGGTTTCATTTGCCTTTCCAAGCTAAGATGTCTGAGTATGATGTAGTTGGTTCATGTAATGGCTTACTTGCCTTGTCTGATTCATTATACAATGATGCATTCTATATATACAATCCTTTCACCAGGGATTATATTGAGTTGCCTAAATCTATGCAATACCCTGATCAAGAAGTTATCTTTGGATTTGGATTCCATCCTGTGACCAAACAATACAAGGtgattaaaatagtttattatagaaataaCTGTAGTAATAGCAACTACCATCGACGTACCCGGAGAGTCACTTACCCAAGGTCAGAAGTTCAAGTTTATACTCTAGGAAGCCCTGCCTGGAGAAGTCTTGGAAAGTTATTACATCAATTTGTACGGCGGCCATCGGAGGCTTTGGTGAACGGGAGACTTCATTGGGTCACTAGACCTCGTAGACATGACCCGGCTCGTAGAATTGTCTCATTTGACTTAGCGGATGAGGAGTTCCGGGAGGTTCCCAAGCCTGATTGTGGTGGGCTGAACAGGTGTAACTTTCACCTGGCAGTTCTTGGAGGGTGTCTCTCTGCAGCAGTTTATGGCAATTATGGGAAATTGGAGATCTGGGTTATGAAAGATTATAAAAAGAATGAATCCTGGATTAAGGAGTTCAACATTGGAGCTTACATCCCAAAGGTACTCAAACAAAATATTGATAGAACTTTCAGGATTTTGAAGAATCCTTCCAATGGAAGAGTTGTTAGAGTTGTGTGCGCTTTAGCCAATGGACAGATCTTGTTAGAGTATAAGAACAGAGTTTTGGTTTCTTATGAACCAAAGGGCGGAAAATTTAAGGATCTCATGTTTCAGAGTCTACCAAATTGGTTCCACACCATTGTTCATCAGGGAAGCTTCAACTGGATCGATAACCCTCTTGATACTTAA
- the LOC123222963 gene encoding rho GDP-dissociation inhibitor 1-like, with amino-acid sequence MSLDVGVASSSGDKVEGENIEATPARLGKHMAETDDEEEVDTKIEVGPLYSLKEQIEKDKDDESLRKWKEQLLGSVDFDNIGESLDPEVKILSLAILSPGISDIVLTIPEGGKPKGSWFTLKEGSHYSFKITFEVSNNIVSGLMYTNTVWKTGVKVDSAREMLGTFSPRPEPYTHVMPEETTPSGMFARGSYSARTKFTDDDNKCYLEINYTFEIRKEWAATEAS; translated from the exons ATGTCTTTGGATGTTGGAGTTGCGTCAAGTTCCGGGGACAAAGTGGAAGGAGAGAATATTGAGGCAACTCCGGCGAGGCTAGGTAAGCACATGGCTGAAactgatgatgaagaagaggtAGATACCAAAATTGAAGTTGGTCCTCTGTACTCTCTCAAAGAACAGATTGAAAAGGATAAG GATGATGAGAGCCTTAGGAAGTGGAAGGAGCAGCTTCTTGGAAGTGTGGATTTTGACAATATTGGAG AATCTCTTGACCCTGAAGTGAAGATCCTGAGTCTGGCAATTCTCTCGCCCGGAATATCTGACATTGTTCTTACTATTCCAGAGGGTGGAAAACCCAAGGGATCATGGTTTACGCTGAAAGAAGGTAGTCATTACAGCTTCAAAATAACATTTGAAGTCAGTAATAACATTGTATCTGGCCTTATGTATACCAACACTGTTTGGAAAACTGGTGTTAAAG TTGACAGTGCCAGAGAGATGCTTGGAACCTTTAGTCCTCGGCCAGAACCTTACACACATGTGATGCCAGAAGAGACAACCCCTTCTGGCATGTTTGCAAGAGGATCATATTCTGCAAGAACAAAG TTTACTGATGATGATAACAAGTGCTACTTAGAGATCAATTATACCTTCGAAATCCGTAAGGAATGGGCTGCTACTGAAGCAAGTTAA
- the LOC123224477 gene encoding uncharacterized protein LOC123224477 → MRRMLVVMKRNLQNIRKSPRVADENMFNINGAQLPILVHDMNIRRRSSPRGWNAFSVIYTLVRAPLSIVSCFSQPHVHGVDGVWVSGEFAQISEMNHLMVSDSMRYAILM, encoded by the coding sequence ATGCGGCGGATGTTGGTTGTAATGAAGCGAAACCTTCAAAACATTAGGAAGAGTCCAAGAGTAGCTGATGAAAACATGTTTAATATTAACGGAGCTCAGCTTCCAATCTTGGTGCATGATATGAACATAAGAAGAAGATCATCACCTCGTGGATGGAATGCTTTCTCGGTTATTTATACTCTTGTACGTGCTCCACTTTCTATTGTTTCTTGTTTCTCTCAACCTCATGTTCATGGTGTTGATGGCGTCTGGGTTTCTGGTGAATTTGCTCAAATCTCTGAAATGAATCATCTTATGGTAAGTGACAGCATGCGCTACGCAATCTTGATGTAA
- the LOC123222740 gene encoding fasciclin-like arabinogalactan protein 7, translated as MEISMVFMVGTLLFFCSSANAQKGASPPLLASTPAPAPAPDYVNLTDLLTVAGPFHTFLNYLESTKVIDTFQSQANNTEEGISIFVPKDDAFKSLKSPSLSNLTQDQLKQLCLFHALPHFYTLADFQNLSQGGPVNTYAGGAGGYSLNFTDDSGTVHLDSGWTRTKISSSVHSTDPVAVYQVDKVLLPEAIFGTNIPPTPAPAPAPVVAPSADAPSDASDGGSSPKSSPAKSSGVVINLGIWSQLVLAIFGGLVVFL; from the coding sequence ATGGAAATTTCCATGGTTTTCATGGTTGGTACGCTACTGTTTTTCTGCTCTTCTGCAAATGCTCAGAAAGGTGCTAGTCCTCCCTTACTGGCCTCAACTCCTGCGCCAGCACCGGCACCTGATTATGTGAACCTCACTGATTTACTTACTGTGGCTGGTCCATTCCACACCTTTCTTAATTATCTTGAATCAACTAAAGTCATTGATACCTTCCAAAGCCAAGCTAACAATACCGAGGAAGGCATTTCCATATTTGTGCCCAAAGATGATGCCTTCAAGTCACTTAAGAGCCCTTCTTTATCCAACCTTACTCAAGACCAACTTAAGCAACTCTGTCTATTCCATGCCTTGCCACATTTCTACACTCTGGCTGATTTCCAGAATCTTAGCCAAGGAGGCCCTGTTAACACATATGCTGGTGGTGCTGGGGGTTACTCCTTGAATTTCACTGATGACTCTGGGACCGTGCACCTTGATTCAGGATGGACTAGAACTAAAATTAGTAGCAGTGTGCATTCAACTGACCCTGTTGCTGTGTATCAAGTTGACAAGGTTCTTCTTCCTGAGGCAATCTTTGGTACCAACATTCCTCCGACTCCAGCTCCAGCTCCAGCGCCCGTTGTTGCACCGAGTGCGGATGCTCCATCTGATGCCAGTGATGGTGGTTCTTCTCCAAAATCTTCACCAGCAAAGTCTTCTGGTGTGGTCATCAACTTGGGTATTTGGAGTCAGCTGGTTTTGGCAATCTTTGGTGGGTTGGTCGTGTTCTTGTAA
- the LOC123224361 gene encoding F-box protein At3g07870-like, with product MEYLPSEVLVKILSRLPVTSLMQCKLVCRAWYRLTKDPYLASVRFSCVGENDPSLILESVNPNQNEFYSVDLSALDEGNLEVNKICLPTLPRFYVEGSCKGLLCLCDSTTKYQLYIYNLFTGRTSSCPMSTEFPIHETLFRLGFGFHPITKEYKVLKITYHSTHRPILYSGDQICGMESQVQIFTLGSLAWRSLGEIPYLLSETSPQVLVSGRLHWHAWPDSSIISFDLADEQFRVVPKPGCGGLDRCTFSLVALGGCLCAAVSHNYCPSEIWVMRDYDVKESWTMDFRVGFHVPKGLKQKLPEPLKASNFKFYYQLTHKVISVLCLMKNGNILLDYNGRALVSYDPIRGTFKDLLFYQRSFWLHAVVHVGNLSH from the coding sequence ATGGAGTATCTTCCTTCGGAGGTTCTGGTTAAGATACTGTCAAGGCTACCTGTAACATCTCTTATGCAATGCAAGCTTGTATGCCGAGCATGGTACAGATTAACAAAAGACCCTTACCTTGCCAGTGTGCGTTTTTCGTGCGTGGGTGAGAATGATCCATCTCTCATTTTAGAGTCTGTTAACCCCAACCAAAACGAATTTTACTCTGTGGACCTATCCGCTCTTGATGAAGGCAATCTGGAAGTGAATAAAATCTGTCTGCCAACGTTGCCTAGGTTTTATGTGGAAGGATCATGTAAAGGATTGCTGTGTTTATGTGATTCaacaacaaaatatcaattatatatatataatcttttcaCCGGAAGAACGAGCAGCTGCCCAATGTCCACGGAGTTTCCGATTCATGAAACACTGTTCCGGTTAGGATTTGGTTTTCACCCGATAACAAAAGAGTACAAGGTGTTAAAGATTACCTATCACAGCACTCACCGTCCAATTCTATACAGTGGTGATCAAATTTGTGGGATGGAATCACAGGTTCAGATTTTCACGCTTGGTAGTCTTGCTTGGAGAAGCCTAGGGGAAATCCCATACCTTCTTTCTGAAACATCACCACAGGTCCTGGTAAGCGGAAGACTTCATTGGCACGCTTGGCCAGATAGCTCGATCATCTCATTTGACCTAGCAGACGAGCAATTTCGAGTTGTTCCAAAACCTGGTTGTGGTGGCTTAGATAGGTGCACATTTTCTCTAGTGGCTTTAGGAGGATGCCTTTGTGCAGCTGTCAGTCATAATTATTGTCCATCGGAGATTTGGGTAATGAGGGATTATGATGTTAAGGAGTCTTGGACCATGGACTTCCGTGTTGGTTTTCATGTGCCCAAaggattaaaacaaaaattgccCGAACCCTTAAAGGcttcaaattttaagttctATTATCAGCTCACACACAAAGTTATCAGTGTCTTATGCCTCATGAAAAATGGTAACATCTTGTTGGATTATAATGGCAGAGCTTTGGTTTCGTATGATCCGATAAGGGGAACCTTTAAGGATCTTCTGTTCTATCAAAGGTCTTTCTGGCTTCATGCTGTTGTTCATGTGGGAAATCTCAGTCATTGA
- the LOC123222837 gene encoding fimbrin-5-like, with product MSGFVGVLVSDPWLQSQFTQVELRTLKSKFISIKTQSGGVNVKDLPPVFAKLKTFSEMSNEYEIKSILEESYKDMTEEIDFESFLRAFLNLQARVTEKSGGSKSSSFLKATTTTFHHAINESEKASYVSHINNYLAEDPFMKKYLPIDPATDQLFEIAKDGVLLCKLINVAVPGTIDERAINTKQVLNPWERNENHTLGLNSAKAIGCTVVNIGTQDLAEARPHLVLGLISQIVKIQLLANLDLKKTPQLVELVDDSKDVEELINLPPEKVLLKWMNFHLKKAGYEKQVTNFSSDLKDGEAYAHLLTALAPELNSPDTFDTKDPTARATKILEQAEKLDCKKYLTAKDIIDGSPNLNLAFVAEIFQHRNGLSSTDSKKISFAEMMTDDVQTSREERCFRLWINSLGIPTYVNNLFEDVRNGWVLLEVLDKVSPESVNWKQATKPPIKMPFRKVENCNQVVEIGKQLNFSLVNVAGNDIVQGNKKLILAFLWQLMRFTMLQLLKNLRSHSQGKEITDADILNWANRKVKKADRTSQMESFKDKNLSTGIFFLDLLTAVEPRVVNWSLVTKGENDEDKKSNATYIISVARKLGCSVFLLPEDIMEVNQKMILILTASIMYWSLQRGESESILAEDSGIPNDEREAVSSGQGNIEEN from the exons ATGTCTGGTTTTGTCGGTGTACTTGTGTCTGATCCATGGCTTCAAAGTCAATTCACCCAGGTGGAGTTACGCACCCTCAAATCCAAG tttATTTCAATAAAGACTCAGTCGGGCGGTGTCAACGTGAAAGATTTGCCGCCTGTTTTTGCAAAGTTAAAGACTTTCAGTGAAATGAGTAATGAGTATGAGATTAAGTCCATCTTGGAAGAGTCCTACAAGGACATGACTGAAGAAATCGACTTTGAATCTTTTCTTCGG GCATTTTTAAATTTGCAAGCCCGAGTAACTGAGAAATCAGGTGGTTCAAAGAGTAGTTCATTTCTAAAAGCAACCACAACCACCTTTCACCATGCTATTAATGAATCTGAGAAGGCTTCTTATGTTTCTCACATCAACAACTACTTGGCTGAGGATCCATTTATGAAAAAATACCTTCCTATAGATCCAGCTACGGATCAATTATTTGAAATTGCTAAAGATGGAGTTCTACTTTG TAAGCTTATTAATGTTGCTGTTCCTGGGACCATAGATGAACGAGCCATTAACACAAAACAAGTCCTTAACCCATGGGAGAGGAATGAAAATCATACCCTTGGCCTTAATTCTGCAAAAGCTATTGGCTGCACGGTGGTTAATATAGGCACACAGGACCTGGCTGAAGCAAGA CCCCATCTAGTACTTGGATTGATTTCTCAAATTGTCAAG ATTCAACTATTAGCTAATCTCGATCTAAAGAAAACTCCTCAACTTGTGGAATTGGTTGATGACAGCAAG GATGTGGAAGAGCTTATTAATTTACCACCTGAAAAGGTTTTGCTGAAATGGATGAATTTTCATCTCAAGAAAGCTGGCTACGAAAAGCAAGTTACAAACTTTTCTTCTGATTTGAAG GATGGAGAGGCTTATGCTCACTTGCTGACTGCTCTTGCACCAGAACTTAATAGCCCTGACACCTTTGATACAAAAGATCCTACTGCAAGGGCAACCAAAATTCTTGAACAGGCAGAAAAATTGGATTGCAAAAAATATCTCACTGCAAAGGATATTATTGATGGTTCACCCAATCTTAACCTTGCATTTGTTGCAGAAATATTTCAGCATAG GAATGGACTGTCTTCTACTGACAGCAAAAAGATTTCCTTTGCTGAGATGATGACAGATGATGTGCAGACTTCTCGTGAAGAGAGATGTTTTCGACTGTGGATTAACAGTCTTGGTATTCCTACATATGTCAACAATTTATTTGAGGATGTCAGAAATGG ATGGGTTCTCTTAGAAGTTCTTGACAAAGTTTCACCAGAATCAGTTAACTGGAAGCAGGCTACTAAGCCTCCCATAAAGATGCCGTTTAGAAAAGTTGAGAATTGCAACCAAGTTGTGGAAATAGGGAAGCAGCTGAATTTCTCTCTTGTGAATGTAGCTGGGAATGATATTGTGCAAGGAAATAAGAAGTTGATTCTAG CATTTCTGTGGCAACTGATGAGGTTTACTATGCTCCAACTGCTGAAAAACTTGAGATCCCACTCCCAGGGAAAAGAGATAACAGATGCTGACATTCTAAACTGGGCGAACAGAAAGGTGAAGAAGGCAGATAGAACTTCTCAAATGGAGAGCTTCAAG GATAAGAACCTTTCAACTGGGATTTTCTTCCTTGATCTGCTGACTGCGGTGGAGCCAAGGGTGGTTAACTGGAGTCTTGTTACAAAAGGAGAAAATG ATGAGGATAAGAAGTCAAATGCAACCTATATAATCAGTGTTGCACGAAAGCTTGGGTGCTCCGTTTTCTTGTTACCCGAGGACATTATGGAG GTAAACCAGAAGATGATCCTCATTTTGACGGCCAGCATCATGTACTGGAGCTTGCAACGAGGAGAGTCAGAGTCAATCCTTGCTGAAGACAGTGGCATTCCTAATGATGAGAGGGAGGCAGTCTCGTCAGGCCAAGgaaatattgaagaaaattaa
- the LOC123224550 gene encoding BTB/POZ domain-containing protein At2g04740: MPPTARPSSWTTIDAELDEIDLDASDFTSSVPIKKVPNGDVFEASRAGDVDRLRYLLESGVNVNARDQWDSVALYYTCLAGHLEAARMLLETGAICSEHTFDGDRCHYAALNLKVRKLLKAFEARPPPLGPLQASLRDTFLGCGANRQFLEQAEGILGISGVSSNVAVNYNSFPPDVVFYVQGRPIEAHRVILSARSLFFMRKFETDWKSRNEVRFSKEKLSYPALYSLIHFFYSDRLEIAVDGMEDLVRICKVCKCASLQRILEKELIHQKYAEYKALREIDNSQKRFILQGSSLPEEDRLPAALYRILQISLSRSTVDNCIDDSVNKLASCVKSMHMSDSTDDLADVCVRVDKKMFRCHQVVLASRSEYFKARLSRVKDFNEGKDGLPHDTLPCIEERDLSMETFEKMVEYMYTDGLKEIDPDQAEEMFDAASRYLLFPLKRAVADVLLQHLEMVSPAELCHWLILSDMYGVFKIREYCLETIACNFETFADTREFRAMLLTLPPPSGDSSLRTTVPSAPGAMVNVNQGNLLDDLREKWLEAEGAELDQRDESAIIFDKRLELLMQVAKQEKSDTCTSNNDD; the protein is encoded by the exons ATGCCACCAACCGCTCGTCCCTCCTCCTGGACCACCATCGACGCTGAACTTGATGAGATTGACCTTGACGCCTCTGACTTTACTTCATCCGTCCCGATAAAGAAGGTCCCCAACGGCGACGTCTTCGAGGCCTCACGTGCAGGCGACGTTGATCGCCTCAGGTACCTCCTGGAGTCCGGCGTTAACGTTAACGCTCGTGACCAGTGGGACTCCGTCGCGCTCTACTATACTTGCCTTGCGGGTCATCTGGAGGCCGCACGTATGTTATTGGAGACTGGCGCGATTTGTTCGGAGCATACTTTTGATGGCGACAGGTGTCACTATGCAGCGCTCAATCTCAAGGTGAGAAAACTTCTCAAGGCTTTTGAAGCGAGGCCGCCACCGCTGGGACCGTTGCAGGCGTCTCTGAGGGACACGTTCTTGGGGTGTGGGGCTAATCGGCAATTCTTGGAGCAGGCTGAGGGTATTCTTGGGATTTCAG GTGTTTCATCCAATGTGGCAGTGAATTACAATTCATTCCCTCCTGATGTGGTATTTTATGTTCAAGGTAGACCTATTGAAGCTCACAGAGTTATTTTAAGTGCTCGGTCTTTGTTCTTTATGAGAAAGTTTGAGACTGATTGGAAATCCCGCAACGAAGTGAGATTTTCCAAGGAGAAGTTGTCTTATCCAGCTCTTTACAGCCTCATACACTTTTTTTATTCTGATAGACTGGAGATTGCAGTGGATGGCATGGAAGATCTTGTGAGAATTTGCAAGGTGTGCAAGTGTGCGTCACTGCAAAGAATTCTTGAGAAAGAattgattcatcaaaaatatgcAGAGTATAAGGCGTTGAGAGAGATTGACAACTCTCAAAAACGATTTATTCTACAAGGCTCATCACTACCTGAAGAAGATCGGCTTCCTGCTGCATTGTATCGGATCCTTCAAATTTCCTTATCAAGATCTACCGTGGATAATTGTATCGATGATAGTGTTAACAAATTAGCATCTTGTGTTAAGTCAATGCACATGAGTGATTCCACAGATGATCTGGCTGATGTATGTGTAAGAGTTGATAAGAAAATGTTCCGTTGCCATCAGGTGGTTTTAGCATCAAGGTCGGAGTACTTTAAAGCAAGGTTGTCCCGTGTGAAGGATTTTAATGAAGGGAAGGATGGGTTACCTCATGATACCCTTCCTTGTATTGAAGAACGTGACTTGAGCATGGAAACATTTGAGAAAATGGTTGAGTATAT GTACACAGATGGTTTGAAGGAGATAGACCCAGATCAG GCGGAGGAAATGTTTGATGCTGCTTCTAGATATCTATTATTTCCTCTTAAGCGTGCTGTGGCTGATGTGCTGTTGCAGCATCTGGAAATGGTCTCACCAGCTGAATTGTGCCATTGGCTGATATTGTCAGATAT GTATGGTGTTTTCAAGATACGGGAATACTGTTTGGAGACGATAGCTTGTAACTTTGAGACATTTGCTGATACTCGTGAGTTCCGGGCAATGCTTTTGACACTACCTCCACCGTCTGGAGATTCTTCACTTCGCACTACTGTTCCAAGTGCTCCAGGAGCCATGGTGAATGTAAATCAAGGAAATCTTCTCGATGATTTACGGGAAAAATGGCTTGAGGCTGAGGGTGCTGAGCTTGACCAGAGAGACGAGAGTGCAATAATTTTTGACAAACGCCTTGAGTTGCTTATGCAAGTCGCGAAGCAAGAAAAATCTGATACATGCACTAGCAACAATGATGACTGA